Below is a window of candidate division KSB1 bacterium DNA.
TGATCCGTCGGCGAGCATATCGACTGCGCCGGGCTGGGTGTTGTAAAGCGGGGTGAAGTCATCATAAGTGACGCCGTGCGCTTGCAAAATTGGCCGTATAAAAAATTCAAATCCCGCGCCGGCAACGCCAACGGTCACTCGTTTCCCTTTTAGATCAGCGATTGTTTTGACGCCACTGGATTTTGGCGCAATAAAGAGCGCGACGTTAGGGTAAAGGGTCATCACTGTGCGAATGGAGTACTGCTTTTCCCAGCCACTTTCACCGCGCACCGCGAAATAGGAAATGGCGGAATTGGCCATAGCAAAGTCCAATTCTCCGCTGGCGAGACGCCGGATGTTTTCCTGGGTGCCTTTAGTGGCTTCTGCAGAAATCTGCCAGGTGAGCTCGCCGCGGTTGGCGCTGACGACCTGTGCAATCGCGCTGCCCACCGGAAAAAATGCGCCTCCGGGCGGTGCGGTGCCGATGCTGAGAAATTGACGTTCGGTTTTAGCGCTCTCTTCGGATGAGCTGCAGCCGCTGCCGATTATTAAAGCTAAGAGAATAGGTGTAAATAATT
It encodes the following:
- a CDS encoding TAXI family TRAP transporter solute-binding subunit, whose protein sequence is LFTPILLALIIGSGCSSSEESAKTERQFLSIGTAPPGGAFFPVGSAIAQVVSANRGELTWQISAEATKGTQENIRRLASGELDFAMANSAISYFAVRGESGWEKQYSIRTVMTLYPNVALFIAPKSSGVKTIADLKGKRVTVGVAGAGFEFFIRPILQAHGVTYDDFTPLYNTQPGAVDMLADGSAAAAFLGGGVPTASIVQASASQDIHFIPFEDGAKQSLYETYPFFFPATIPAGTYRGQEEAFAGMNVGPTHFITSADKDEDTVYQFTKILYEHRAEVAKQHAAGKAINAKNVIKDTGTPFHPGAIRYFKEIGIWPEELAPASAE